Proteins encoded within one genomic window of Methanotorris formicicus Mc-S-70:
- the purQ gene encoding phosphoribosylformylglycinamidine synthase I, with protein MKIAITKFLGTNCDMDVYHAVKLAGGKPEIVWFTEENLDNYDGAVIPGGFSYGDYLRAGAISARTPIINALRKMVEEGKPVLGICNGAQIGLEAGFSYGTLTNNLNPKFICKWVYIRVENNKTPFTSQYKKGEVLKIPIAHAEGRFYVDEDTLQEMYKKDMVVFKYCDEYGEVTEDANPNGSIDNIAGVCNENGNCVLLMPHPERASEKILGSDDGLRMFKGMLEYIKSRK; from the coding sequence ATGAAGATAGCAATAACGAAGTTTTTGGGGACTAATTGTGACATGGATGTTTATCATGCTGTCAAATTGGCAGGAGGAAAACCAGAAATTGTTTGGTTCACTGAGGAGAATTTGGATAATTATGATGGCGCGGTAATTCCTGGAGGATTTTCCTATGGGGATTATTTAAGAGCAGGAGCGATTAGTGCAAGAACTCCTATAATAAATGCCTTAAGAAAGATGGTTGAAGAAGGAAAACCAGTTTTGGGCATTTGTAATGGGGCACAGATTGGTTTGGAGGCAGGATTTTCATACGGAACATTAACAAACAACTTAAATCCAAAGTTTATCTGTAAGTGGGTATATATTAGAGTAGAAAATAACAAAACACCATTCACATCCCAATACAAAAAAGGAGAAGTCTTGAAAATCCCAATTGCTCACGCTGAAGGAAGATTCTATGTCGATGAGGACACTTTGCAGGAGATGTATAAGAAGGATATGGTTGTATTTAAATATTGCGATGAATATGGAGAAGTTACTGAGGATGCAAATCCAAATGGCTCAATAGACAATATAGCAGGAGTTTGCAATGAGAATGGAAACTGTGTATTGTTAATGCCACACCCAGAAAGGGCGAGTGAGAAGATACTTGGTTCAGATGATGGTCTTAGGATGTTTAAAGGGATGCTTGAATACATAAAGAGCAGAAAATAA
- a CDS encoding histone family protein, with amino-acid sequence MIPKGTIKRIMKKHTDLNISSEAVEELANILEEIIAITTKTAEENAKAENRKTIKARDIKKCDEERLREKIIELANRTEKMNILTREFLNVISSELE; translated from the coding sequence TTGATACCAAAAGGAACTATTAAAAGAATTATGAAAAAACACACAGACCTAAACATCTCATCTGAGGCTGTAGAGGAACTTGCAAATATCTTAGAAGAGATTATTGCAATTACCACAAAAACTGCAGAGGAAAATGCAAAGGCAGAAAATAGAAAAACCATAAAAGCAAGAGATATTAAAAAATGTGATGAAGAGAGGCTAAGGGAAAAGATAATAGAACTTGCCAATAGAACAGAAAAAATGAATATATTGACAAGAGAATTCCTAAATGTAATTTCATCTGAATTAGAATAA
- the cobZ gene encoding alpha-ribazole phosphatase CobZ produces the protein MEILKILENFGITLEDLVGSGMELCICRDDEKETIKKKLKEIITKELNNPNVSTLLIAAIKLEEEGKKGNLPFNYDEDPNYIYVDEVIGMAIANEIAGTRAIFNFRWYDAKKPGIVGILDEKGYIFLDDAIAGLIAGCMSKVFSE, from the coding sequence ATGGAAATATTAAAAATCCTTGAAAATTTTGGAATAACTTTGGAGGATTTGGTTGGTTCTGGAATGGAACTTTGCATTTGTAGAGACGACGAAAAGGAAACCATTAAGAAAAAACTAAAAGAAATAATAACAAAGGAATTAAATAACCCAAACGTCTCTACTTTACTAATAGCGGCGATAAAGTTGGAAGAAGAAGGAAAAAAAGGCAATCTTCCATTTAATTATGATGAAGATCCCAATTACATATATGTAGATGAAGTTATTGGTATGGCAATAGCAAATGAGATTGCAGGGACAAGAGCAATATTTAACTTTAGATGGTATGATGCAAAAAAACCAGGTATTGTTGGAATCCTTGATGAAAAAGGATATATATTTTTAGACGATGCCATCGCTGGCTTAATTGCAGGATGCATGTCTAAAGTGTTTTCAGAATAA
- a CDS encoding HFX_2341 family transcriptional regulator domain-containing protein, translated as MVNDLEKIRGGVHIAVQGYEVDRITEVPIMRRAEKVYLICMNENTDSEIGKAFKEIIIKRFKEKGINYEVVYADLFDLEDIVQKMKSIIICERREYGDVKFYINVSSGSTIGCIAGITCAMILNKNNSRIIPYYVVPKTDSLSSEEKEVLKKEYLSKYNCHYLPRTFGVVDAKLIYPFEVNLPREELLIFLKFIGRAGDDGLSIKELSILTKEDFLRANINDNESIRKLIEVVDRKDYVRDSDIKRMRDLVVKLNKIVGADKDDLKKLMNWRKKSMDSNNSTKQSDLVWISKNVVEKLLEWELIEKPEKIGRSKYIKINEKGKMLLNYVG; from the coding sequence ATGGTGAATGATTTGGAAAAAATTAGAGGTGGGGTTCATATTGCAGTTCAGGGTTATGAAGTTGATAGAATTACTGAAGTTCCAATAATGAGGAGAGCTGAGAAGGTTTATTTAATCTGTATGAATGAAAATACCGACTCAGAAATTGGAAAAGCATTTAAAGAAATTATTATTAAAAGATTTAAAGAAAAAGGAATTAATTATGAAGTAGTATATGCAGATTTGTTTGATTTGGAGGATATTGTTCAAAAAATGAAATCTATTATAATATGTGAGAGAAGAGAATACGGGGATGTTAAATTCTATATTAATGTATCGTCTGGCTCAACAATTGGTTGTATTGCTGGAATAACTTGTGCAATGATATTAAACAAAAATAATTCAAGAATAATTCCATATTATGTAGTTCCAAAAACTGATAGTTTATCTTCTGAAGAAAAAGAGGTGTTAAAAAAAGAATATTTAAGCAAATATAATTGTCATTATCTACCAAGAACATTTGGTGTTGTAGATGCTAAGTTAATATATCCTTTTGAAGTGAATCTTCCAAGAGAGGAGTTGTTAATTTTTTTAAAATTTATTGGACGGGCAGGAGATGATGGTCTATCCATAAAAGAACTTAGTATTTTAACAAAAGAGGATTTTTTAAGAGCGAACATTAATGACAATGAGAGTATAAGAAAATTGATTGAGGTCGTGGATAGAAAGGATTATGTTAGGGATTCTGACATTAAGAGAATGAGGGATTTAGTTGTGAAGTTAAATAAGATTGTTGGTGCAGATAAGGATGATTTAAAAAAACTTATGAATTGGAGAAAAAAGAGTATGGATTCCAATAATTCCACAAAACAAAGTGATTTGGTTTGGATAAGCAAGAATGTTGTTGAAAAACTCTTAGAATGGGAATTAATAGAAAAACCAGAAAAAATAGGAAGATCAAAATACATAAAAATAAATGAAAAAGGAAAAATGCTCCTAAATTATGTTGGATAG